DNA sequence from the Mauremys mutica isolate MM-2020 ecotype Southern chromosome 9, ASM2049712v1, whole genome shotgun sequence genome:
CCGCGGTGCATGAGCTCGTCCCCCCGCGCCTGGCCCATTGTTCCGGGGGGACCCTCCCTCgggcgcccgcccgcccgccctgccccatggccatgCTGCTGGACGGCGGCCCGCAGTTCCCCGCCCTGGGCGTCGGGGGCTTCGGGGCCCCTCGCCACCACGAGGGGCCCGGCCGCgaccccgccgccgccgccgggatGGGGCTGGGCCCCTTCGGGGACGCCTCGCACGCGGCGGCCTTTAAGCTGAGCCCGGCCGCCCACGAGCTCTCGTCCGGGCAGAGCTCGGCGTTCACCCCGCAGGGCTCGGGCTATGCCAACGCGCtggggcaccaccaccaccaccaccaccacgccgGCCAGGTGCCCGCCTACGGGGgcgcggccgccgccgccgccttcaACTCCACGCGGGACTTTCTCTTCCGCCAGCGGGGCTCCGGCCTGGGGGAGCCCGCCTCCGGCGGCGCCCAGCACGGCATCTTCGGCGGCTCCCCCGGCAGCCTGCACGGGCCGCCGGGCATCGCGGAGAGCCCGGGCTACCTGCTCTTCCCGGGGCTGCACGAGCAgagccccagccacccctcccccggcgggCACGTGGAGAACGGGCAGATGCACCTGGGGCTGCGGGGGGATCTCTTCGGCCGGCCGGACCCTTACCGGGCCGTCTCCAGCCCCCGCACGGACCCGTACGCCGGCGCCCAGTTCCACAACTACAACCCCATGAACATGAATATGGGCATGAACGTGGCGGCCCATCACCACCACGGCCCGGGGGCTTTCTTCCGCTACATGCGCCAGCCCATCAAGCAAGAGCTGTCCTGCAAGTGGGTCGAGGAGAGCCAGATCAACCGGCCCAAAAAGAGCTGCGACCGGACGTTCAGCACCATGCACGAACTGGTCACCCATGTGACGATGGAGCATGTCGGGGGGCCGGAGCAGAACAACCACATCTGCTCCTGGGAGGAATGTCCGAGGGAAGGCAAGTCCTTCAAGGCGAAATACAAACTGGTGAACCACATTCGGGTTCACACGGGGGAAAAGCCATTCCCGTGCCCGTTCCCAGGCTGCGGGAAAATCTTTGCCAGGTCCGAGAATCTGAAGATCCACAAAAGGACGCACACAGGTAAGGAGGGAGACGAAAACCGGGGTGCATGAATCGTAAAACGGTGGGAATTAAAGAACCCCCCATCGAATCCAAATACTCCCCCCAAGGATCGCACCGCGCCAGACCGAAAAGCGGGAGTGGGAATCGAACGCTACTTTCCCCAGTTTGGAGCTAAGTTACATTTTGTTCGCGGTTCTTTAAAACTTCGCACTCCGCGAGTTTGGACAGTTTAACATCTGCATGTTCCACGCGCTCGTAAATTTCAGTCCAAGAAGAGCAATCGCCTATTTCTCTATAGCCTCGCTAGACAGAAGATTTCGTCCGATTCTTTGTTGGCTCGTTTTGGGGGTTTATCTGAGGCAAAGAGAAATTGTTTTCTGTGGATTGCTTTACATACGATTTAGCTGTCTGCATACATTCTGTTAAGGAAACCATACAAATGCTAATGCAACCTAATTTTCGGTTACTTCCGTTCTTTTTTAGTCTTGATTGGCACATCTCCTAATTAAATCAGTGATACTTTtgtcaaagtatttttatttggaGCTCTGTCTTCAATTCAGATCTCCACAGAAGTGAAGTAAGACTAGAAAAGGCAGGAAACCCGCACATTTTCCTTCTTGTTGGGCACATCTTTGTAAAAGTGTCTGTTGCTCCAGAATTTATCTAGAtccgtccccccctcccccgattcTAACATCAAGTCCTGGTAGTCTGCCTTTAACACTTCGCTTAGCACGACCGTTGCATTTGAAAGGGGCAAATTAAAAGTAACAAAGAACGGATTGAATTTAACTGTAACGTAACAAATCCTATTGTCTGATCccttttttgtgtgtatgtgtgtgtgcgtacTACCTCCACCGAGGTGTTTGAAGGGTAGAGCTTGGGAAAGGAGGgtggaagggatattaaaacTTCAATAATTAagggaaaaagaaataaaagtgtCGATGCTCGGGGTGTTTCCACTGACATGGAAGGAAAACGGTTTGTGAGACTACGGACGAAAGCCAAGAGAGTGTCTGTCTTCCACTCGGCATCAAATTAATTGTTTTAAGTGAGTTGCCAACGTGATCGATCCGCTAGCGGGAATCAAAGTGAACCTTTCCTCTGTAGTGTCCTTTAACCCTTTCTGAATTTTGCAGGTGAAAAACCTTTTAAGTGTGAATTTGAAGGCTGTGATAGACGTTTTGCGAACAGTAGTGACAGAAAGAAGCACATGCATGTACACACTTCAGACAAGCCTTATATCTGTAAAGTGTGTGACAAGTCTTACACCCACCCCAGCTCTCTTAGGAAACACATGAAGGTAATTAACTCTTGATGGCTTTACTGTTACTAAATATCATCTCGGAGCCTGTTTTCCTTCCCTGTTAGCCCACGTTTGAACAAGGATCGGTGCTGCTTTAGGATGACACAGTTCACCCATTGTGAAAGATTTGTGCTACAACATTTTTACATTCGTCTCCGATTGATACAAATTATCAGCAGAACTGTGTATTTTCGCTCTTATCTCACAGTTCAGGCTGTAACTGATAGCAAGGCCCGTTCAGTGATAACAGCCGTTTGGGTAAATTGCAGTATTTATTTTCTTGTTCCCTAGACcgaatagaaaaaaaatgttatacAGCTCTTCAGAGAGTGGCATGTAGCTACTGACGATTACTGGCCAAGAAATTATTGGCATGTCTTTAAATCTTTGACATCAACAACCCATGCTGAACATATTGAAACGATATGTCCAAGTCAATACCTGGCATCTCCACAATCAAAATCTAAGAACTAGCTGCTGATGGTGGGGAAATCTTTGCAGATTGTCAgtaaacggggggggggggggagaaaacgTGCTTTAAAATTACAGTATCGCAGCTGCATGGATAAGTTTTCCATTCCCCGAATAATTTATGATTTGTTGGCTGTATTAATGTAATCACGTAGGAAGGGTAAATATTGACCTTACCTGCGCTGTTTGTAGTGTTCGAACTCTGCTATTTTGCCCGAGTATTTCTCAGTGTGACGTTATATTTATCATACTGTACCTGTTCATTTTAGGTTCATGAATCGCAAGGGTCAGATTCCTCCCCAGCTGCCAGTTCAGGCTATGAATCGTCCACTCCGCCCGCTCTAAGTTCTGCAAACAGTAAAGACTCTACGaaaagtcctccagcagcagttcAAAGTAACACAAGCCACAACCCCGGACTTCCACCCAATTTTAACGAATGGTACGTCTGAGGACAAACCAAGCAACCTAACTATAGACTGGACCAAATGAATTCAAAGGAAAACTGAAAATCAATCACACGGAAATGGAGTTTTCAGGCAAACAACCGAACAGGGCTACATCCAGTTCATTGCAATTATCCAGGAAaggggttttaattttttttgcaagcTCCAGACGCTGGACTAGCTATGTCCTTTTCtcaggattggattttttttgtttggttttggcatTTGCAgtaatttctttgatttttttttctcttccctttacCAATCGCGCCTCCCCTTTTCCCTTCATTTGAgcactgtttttttattttttctattctctctgtctctctcgctcgcttttttttttttggctttttcttCCTTCGGTGGGATGCTGACATGAGGATGAAAATTCTCCTTCGCCTTAGTGGTGATTGTTTAAACTCACATTCTTAAACCGTGCCAAAGTCCTGTTATGTCTTGAacctctctcgctctctcactctctctctcacagcatTATACTTGTGAATGTATTCTCGTCTGATGGGTTCGTCCAGTATTTTTTCAAGATGAGGCTGTGGTGTTATTCTACCCAGATTGTGACCGTTTAGTAAAACAGTTGCCTTTTTGTAATAACTTTTTTTGTAAATACATATCCATGATGCCATATTTATCGTTTGTAATTTAATTATTGATACGAAGTGCCGGGAACTGAACAATATTTATGGGGGGGAAAGTGTtttctaacaaaacaaaaacaaacaaacaaaaattacaaaACTCTGTACAGTTTTTGGTTATAACTGCTTTAGCATTAAAAGTTTATTGTTTTTGAAAGAACACAATCGAATAGTTTTTGAACCACCGTTTTGCATTTCCTTGTTGCTTTGTGAACTATTCTTCCCACCCAGGCCTGGCAGAGGAACCACATATCAAGGTGTTTGTATCCCAGCCCCGCTCTTGAGAGGAATTGTTTTCCCTATCGCAGGCTAGCAATCTGCAGTGTTTCCTTCAAGAGAGGAATGAAGGACGTTGTTGTTTTTCCTTGTCCCCGCCCCCACATCTCAATGGTTTGTTTTCACCTCGAGCTTCATATGTGTGTTACTGCACTTTGCACGAGCGAATCAAATATTACTGATCTGTCCTGAGTGGGACCATGACGTGTCTCTGTCTTGCACTTCAAAGAACCAGAGCTGCATTTAGGCCTCCCAGGGCTGCATATTTAACATCCGAAGGTAAATGTAATGAGTTTGATCTTTGTATGGTGCTGGGGCTCCTTTTTACTCTATGCAGAAAGGCATGCGGATGTCTccatagatggatggatggatatacGCACCCATCTCTGTATCTATATATATGCTTTTAAGAGGTTTAGCATGAATCTGAAACAGCTGGGGGGTGAGTAAAACGGCCAGTTCCATGTGTTCACTTCAGATTAAAGTAAGTGCTTCTTAAAAGAATTAGTTTATTCGAGttacagaaaggggaaaaatggaTTTGTTTGGCTGTATATAACCCAATACACAGTTATCAACATTATTCTGTAAAGCCAATCATATGATGACTTCAATAGGTTTTTTTTAGAAACACCATAGAAACTCCTTgacaaatatatttttcaaacCTAATGAGTTGTAGAGAGATACTGATTGTTTCCAGTAAAACCAGTAACATATGAAATACAATTGTTGGTTTTGTAATAAAATTCTAACctggatttttattttctttggccaAAGGAACATCCTAACTGAGCATATACACAATTCTAGAAAACTAATATCTGTTGGTTGgtaaattaaatgttttaaaagattTATCTGTTTTCACTTTATACCTGGAATTTAGGATGGtatgtttttatatttaatttttggtttttaattttatttagtaATGAAGGCAGTGTGTGAACAGGGACTGTATTTAAGAAATGAACAGGAAAT
Encoded proteins:
- the ZIC3 gene encoding zinc finger protein ZIC 3, which codes for MAMLLDGGPQFPALGVGGFGAPRHHEGPGRDPAAAAGMGLGPFGDASHAAAFKLSPAAHELSSGQSSAFTPQGSGYANALGHHHHHHHHAGQVPAYGGAAAAAAFNSTRDFLFRQRGSGLGEPASGGAQHGIFGGSPGSLHGPPGIAESPGYLLFPGLHEQSPSHPSPGGHVENGQMHLGLRGDLFGRPDPYRAVSSPRTDPYAGAQFHNYNPMNMNMGMNVAAHHHHGPGAFFRYMRQPIKQELSCKWVEESQINRPKKSCDRTFSTMHELVTHVTMEHVGGPEQNNHICSWEECPREGKSFKAKYKLVNHIRVHTGEKPFPCPFPGCGKIFARSENLKIHKRTHTGEKPFKCEFEGCDRRFANSSDRKKHMHVHTSDKPYICKVCDKSYTHPSSLRKHMKVHESQGSDSSPAASSGYESSTPPALSSANSKDSTKSPPAAVQSNTSHNPGLPPNFNEWYV